A genomic window from Actinomycetaceae bacterium MB13-C1-2 includes:
- a CDS encoding S8 family serine peptidase, with protein sequence MVTLVEEADATEAREDALLAHQVQLFQSWKTKYEIEVDRQFGYLLSGFSATMPSSKIAALRNEPQVAAVYEQRIFYPTLDSAGELTQTTEAREDIGVDGSGMVIAIIDSGIDPSHQDMRLSDPTSGAIQEIKAGGTFTAKVPWGYNYADRNDNVVDQDPTQHGMHVAGIAAANGGEGASIESNGRVNGMAPEAQLLAMKVFSNAPERRNQAFESDIVAAIEDSVRYGADVINMSLGSANGFDSADYGLNRAVEKASEAGTFVVVAAGNEGLRNSLDSTNWDLDLYKDNGTLGGPSSSRSAFSVASIENGTVVANLAAISADGVAEGENFPYSLQAGVLPGSAVELFDAGLGTYDDFRDNTGELIDGISGKYALIQRGDLTFTEKVNNAGDAGAAGVVIWNHEDGGEELLNIALETAYTFPVMTLGYSAGLEASDLIGAGGTAFVEFFSTPAAQPNPASLTPSTFTSWGVTPDLEFKPEIAGIGGNVYSTLNDNQYGNMSGTSMASPQVAGVSALIKSEFTERYPEMSETEINDLVRHSLSNTASPVTDEAGLPYPVRQQGAGLAQTKDALETSVIATVDGAPNVALKDFTGSKQFTVTLRNLGDVEQSFDVSAADVLTEAVDGYGDLGSQVSAHGDSIAPSESSVVVPAGGEATVTFDVAAGDIDARFVEGWVDFAATSTDQPDLSVPYLGFVGDWGEEDIFDTGLWGSEDLFDQPWIKTQLGVSDGYDVYTYDPDTWFTSNAAGTPQALVPALFTLRNATEIQYELLDADSNVIQKLGYDREVPAPLISRIYDGMISPFNIADWGFDGLRYDKSAGDWKPAESGSYSMRIKGKVNDGKEMQVLDFPFKLDVDAPTVEVIGTEPSGSGTKVQVKVTDALSGPVAVEQWGEITGLSVNTAGGYVMPSRIVSASETEAVFEVEFGDVESAKWAVVRAQDYAGNESAPLTYFFDDYGVLWNNRGDFDMGFAEGTYSIYLGDFLLKDGQVPLVFTTGHGIETISVGDISVPTAPEGVTTVWVPTEVGHQLLPIRGLDGAGTARFEDEVDVFYHPGLPTISDVRVVPARADLWGTGEEMDVLHATGCVADEMVNPEDLIVWIAGWDAYPGPDGCFSVDVPDEDWMTGEAPSMVLWYVDNGVTAVAGYVQVEGRNPDATWTHMLKRANVDFAGGIHFVSDQDPALVPNEDGSATFTISGVFNVVAPGVFRIDGQDVEVGSDLTFSHEVVLQPGVTSVNVYMETPQGELVNDTSLRLLYSPSLPELTFDTPTFRDGQIFVPQAADNEVSFIGEIVDETFGHTLWINGDLVSSYQDITAPGEELTRQQFEYVTQLDAGDIVTVNVLDAISREAELRVPVVLDDLDPVLTVTGLADNDLVTASRTVQTTATDANLTDLAAVVIDQATGEPADVQFDRTYNSDDDGVTFGASFDPFALGAGDYLLVLRATDAAGNATEQNVSFYVSEQTSVTIDGPDQIEVEEGQQVLVSDHWSVADGYSLVADLDNLVIGDNAVRIQAFGDSNVPVAQRDVVVTVVRGLSTLTDGRVSVTARFAPTDSLSATWTAVSEYVEEVRVTHGGDSLGGTFQVQVPKTAGVKVLRIADESDTNTRVLLETEIAYEVQGSSLVFDGSTPGAYRIVYPEVPGVSGGDGTDNGKDGVGGGNDNLPSTGANGIGALVAGAVTLIALGAGSLYVVRRRGGKAGNTVSL encoded by the coding sequence ATGGTGACTTTGGTCGAGGAAGCAGACGCAACAGAGGCGAGAGAGGACGCGCTCCTCGCACACCAAGTCCAACTCTTCCAAAGTTGGAAGACAAAGTATGAAATCGAAGTGGACCGACAGTTCGGGTATCTCCTCAGTGGGTTCTCGGCAACGATGCCGTCCAGCAAGATTGCTGCGCTTCGCAATGAACCCCAGGTTGCTGCTGTTTACGAACAGCGCATCTTCTACCCGACCCTGGATTCTGCGGGCGAACTGACTCAGACCACCGAGGCTAGGGAAGACATAGGTGTCGACGGTTCAGGAATGGTCATCGCCATCATTGACTCGGGAATCGATCCCAGCCACCAGGACATGCGCCTGAGTGATCCTACCAGCGGAGCGATTCAGGAGATCAAGGCCGGTGGTACGTTCACAGCGAAGGTGCCGTGGGGCTACAACTACGCGGATCGCAACGACAATGTTGTCGATCAGGACCCAACTCAACACGGGATGCACGTTGCCGGTATTGCTGCGGCCAACGGAGGCGAAGGGGCTTCGATAGAGTCGAACGGGCGCGTGAATGGTATGGCTCCAGAGGCTCAGTTGCTCGCCATGAAGGTGTTTTCCAACGCCCCTGAACGGCGCAACCAGGCGTTTGAATCCGACATTGTCGCGGCGATCGAGGACTCCGTTAGGTACGGGGCCGATGTCATCAACATGTCTTTGGGCTCGGCGAATGGTTTTGACTCAGCCGACTACGGCCTTAACCGCGCAGTAGAGAAGGCGTCAGAGGCCGGGACATTTGTCGTGGTCGCCGCGGGGAACGAAGGGCTTCGAAACTCCCTGGACTCAACCAACTGGGACTTGGACCTGTACAAGGACAACGGTACGCTCGGCGGTCCGTCCTCCTCCCGGTCCGCTTTCTCGGTCGCATCCATTGAAAATGGGACTGTTGTTGCCAATCTAGCGGCCATCTCCGCAGATGGTGTGGCTGAGGGTGAGAACTTCCCCTACTCTCTGCAAGCGGGGGTCCTTCCCGGTTCGGCGGTGGAGCTCTTCGATGCCGGGCTTGGAACGTATGACGATTTCCGTGACAATACGGGAGAACTCATTGATGGTATCTCCGGCAAGTACGCGTTGATCCAGCGTGGCGACCTCACCTTCACGGAAAAAGTGAACAATGCAGGTGATGCTGGCGCTGCGGGCGTCGTGATCTGGAACCACGAGGACGGCGGCGAAGAGCTGTTGAACATCGCGCTCGAGACCGCCTACACATTCCCAGTGATGACGCTGGGGTACTCTGCCGGGCTCGAAGCGAGCGATCTCATCGGTGCGGGTGGCACCGCGTTCGTCGAGTTCTTTAGCACCCCGGCCGCACAGCCAAATCCGGCGTCGCTGACTCCTTCGACATTTACATCCTGGGGTGTCACTCCTGACCTGGAGTTCAAGCCCGAGATAGCTGGGATTGGCGGCAACGTTTACTCCACTCTCAATGACAACCAGTATGGCAATATGTCCGGCACCTCCATGGCCTCACCCCAGGTGGCAGGTGTATCTGCCTTAATCAAGTCGGAGTTCACGGAACGCTACCCAGAGATGAGCGAGACAGAGATCAACGATCTGGTTCGTCACTCGCTTTCAAACACCGCATCGCCGGTGACGGACGAGGCTGGACTTCCATACCCCGTGCGTCAACAAGGAGCGGGCTTGGCACAGACAAAGGACGCGTTGGAAACATCTGTCATCGCCACCGTGGATGGGGCCCCGAACGTCGCGCTAAAGGACTTCACCGGAAGCAAGCAATTTACTGTGACGCTACGTAACCTAGGTGACGTTGAGCAGAGTTTCGATGTGAGCGCGGCCGATGTCCTGACGGAGGCAGTCGACGGATACGGTGACCTCGGTTCGCAGGTCAGCGCACACGGCGACAGCATCGCGCCGTCCGAGAGTAGTGTGGTTGTACCTGCGGGTGGGGAAGCCACAGTTACCTTTGATGTTGCTGCAGGGGACATTGACGCCCGGTTCGTTGAGGGCTGGGTCGACTTCGCGGCAACCTCCACTGATCAGCCCGACCTTTCGGTGCCGTACCTGGGCTTCGTCGGGGACTGGGGCGAGGAAGATATCTTCGACACCGGACTCTGGGGATCAGAAGACTTGTTCGATCAACCCTGGATCAAGACTCAGCTCGGCGTCAGTGACGGCTACGACGTTTACACGTATGACCCCGATACTTGGTTCACTTCCAACGCTGCAGGGACACCTCAGGCACTGGTTCCCGCATTGTTCACATTGCGAAACGCTACCGAAATCCAGTATGAACTTCTCGATGCGGATAGCAACGTGATTCAGAAGCTCGGTTACGACCGGGAAGTGCCCGCACCCCTAATTTCGCGTATATATGACGGGATGATTTCTCCGTTTAACATCGCCGACTGGGGTTTCGATGGACTGCGCTATGACAAGTCGGCGGGTGACTGGAAACCCGCTGAGTCCGGTTCCTACTCCATGCGGATCAAAGGCAAAGTCAATGACGGCAAAGAGATGCAGGTGCTGGACTTCCCATTCAAGCTGGATGTCGATGCTCCAACCGTTGAGGTGATCGGAACTGAGCCGTCCGGTTCTGGCACGAAGGTACAGGTCAAGGTAACTGACGCTCTTTCGGGTCCCGTGGCGGTGGAGCAGTGGGGCGAAATCACGGGCCTATCTGTGAATACCGCTGGTGGTTACGTGATGCCGAGCCGGATCGTATCGGCAAGCGAAACTGAAGCGGTGTTCGAGGTTGAGTTCGGCGACGTAGAGTCCGCGAAGTGGGCTGTCGTTCGTGCACAGGACTACGCAGGTAACGAGTCTGCGCCCCTGACGTACTTCTTCGATGACTACGGTGTCCTATGGAACAACCGTGGTGATTTCGACATGGGGTTTGCCGAAGGGACCTACTCGATCTACTTGGGTGACTTCTTGCTGAAAGACGGTCAGGTTCCACTGGTATTCACCACGGGTCACGGGATCGAGACCATCTCAGTTGGAGATATATCTGTCCCAACCGCACCAGAGGGTGTCACCACCGTGTGGGTTCCGACAGAAGTCGGTCACCAACTCCTCCCAATCCGAGGGCTAGACGGGGCTGGAACTGCTCGTTTTGAAGATGAGGTCGATGTCTTTTACCATCCGGGTCTCCCAACGATTTCGGATGTGCGAGTAGTCCCGGCGCGCGCCGATCTCTGGGGAACTGGCGAGGAAATGGACGTGCTGCACGCAACGGGTTGCGTAGCTGATGAGATGGTCAACCCGGAGGACCTTATCGTCTGGATTGCCGGCTGGGACGCCTATCCTGGTCCCGATGGCTGCTTCTCTGTAGACGTACCTGACGAGGACTGGATGACCGGCGAGGCACCGTCTATGGTTCTCTGGTATGTCGACAACGGAGTGACTGCTGTTGCGGGCTATGTCCAGGTTGAAGGACGCAATCCTGACGCCACTTGGACCCATATGCTGAAGAGGGCAAACGTCGACTTCGCTGGCGGAATTCATTTTGTGAGCGACCAGGATCCTGCTTTGGTTCCAAACGAGGATGGTTCGGCAACCTTCACGATCAGCGGTGTATTCAATGTGGTTGCCCCAGGGGTGTTCAGGATCGACGGGCAGGACGTGGAGGTCGGTTCTGACCTCACGTTCTCGCATGAGGTTGTTCTGCAACCGGGTGTGACCAGTGTGAATGTTTACATGGAAACACCGCAAGGTGAACTCGTGAACGACACGTCGCTCAGGTTGCTGTACTCACCATCTCTGCCTGAGCTGACGTTCGATACTCCGACTTTCCGGGACGGTCAGATCTTCGTGCCGCAAGCTGCGGACAATGAAGTGTCCTTCATAGGGGAGATTGTAGATGAAACCTTCGGTCACACACTGTGGATTAACGGTGACCTCGTGTCCTCGTACCAGGACATTACGGCGCCCGGTGAGGAGCTAACACGCCAGCAATTTGAGTACGTCACTCAGTTGGATGCGGGAGACATTGTCACCGTAAACGTTCTTGATGCCATTTCGCGCGAGGCCGAGTTGCGGGTTCCAGTGGTTCTGGACGACCTAGATCCGGTCTTGACTGTGACGGGCCTGGCCGATAATGACCTGGTCACGGCTAGCCGAACCGTTCAGACAACTGCGACGGATGCGAACCTCACCGATCTGGCTGCAGTCGTGATTGATCAGGCCACAGGTGAGCCTGCGGATGTGCAGTTCGATCGGACGTACAACAGCGACGATGACGGTGTCACCTTCGGCGCCTCCTTTGATCCGTTCGCACTTGGCGCTGGCGACTACCTACTTGTGCTGCGTGCAACTGATGCGGCCGGCAATGCCACTGAGCAGAATGTGTCGTTCTACGTCTCTGAGCAGACTTCAGTGACTATCGACGGCCCCGACCAAATTGAGGTAGAGGAGGGGCAACAGGTGCTGGTCTCCGATCATTGGAGTGTCGCTGACGGATACTCGTTGGTTGCGGACCTCGATAACTTGGTTATCGGTGACAACGCGGTTCGCATCCAGGCGTTCGGTGATTCCAATGTGCCAGTTGCACAGCGCGATGTGGTTGTGACGGTCGTTCGTGGTCTGTCTACGCTCACCGATGGTCGGGTCTCTGTAACAGCTCGTTTCGCACCGACCGATTCCCTCAGTGCGACTTGGACCGCTGTGTCTGAGTACGTTGAGGAGGTCAGGGTGACACATGGAGGGGACTCCCTTGGCGGCACGTTCCAGGTTCAGGTCCCGAAGACTGCCGGAGTAAAGGTACTCAGAATTGCCGATGAATCGGATACGAATACCCGGGTTCTTCTCGAAACTGAGATCGCCTACGAGGTTCAAGGCAGCAGCTTGGTCTTCGACGGAAGCACCCCCGGCGCGTACCGGATTGTGTACCCGGAGGTTCCTGGCGTGTCTGGAGGTGACGGTACCGATAACGGCAAGGACGGAGTTGGTGGTGGCAACGACAATCTGCCCAGCACAGGTGCGAACGGCATCGGTGCGTTGGTCGCAGGTGCGGTGACACTTATCGCCCTCGGTGCCGGATCGCTGTACGTGGTGCGCAGGCGCGGTGGGAAGGCCGGAAACACGGTCTCCCTCTGA
- a CDS encoding N-acyl homoserine lactonase family protein: protein MNTYLIQHPDGPILFDTGESPHATEKGWLPWWHPFFQRSVDIHVAPDEAIGARLAQQGIEPQDLQAVVVSHLHHDHGDGLQDLAGARILVAAEHWEFYRKPFRATIEGALPQHWPTRFQPTLLQLTGPALGPWERTYPITDDGRVVGVPTPGHVPGHLSVVVFGNEATYFLGGDVTYDQELLDQEQTDGVNNNPRLAVEQLRKIKQFAAVQPLVLLPAHDPNAAARLTARSVYRPSALKKR, encoded by the coding sequence ATCAACACGTATTTGATCCAGCACCCGGACGGGCCGATCTTGTTCGACACCGGGGAATCCCCGCACGCCACCGAAAAGGGCTGGCTGCCCTGGTGGCACCCGTTCTTCCAACGCAGCGTCGACATCCACGTCGCCCCAGATGAAGCCATCGGCGCCCGCCTCGCCCAGCAAGGGATCGAACCTCAGGACCTGCAGGCGGTCGTGGTCTCGCACCTGCACCACGACCACGGTGACGGGCTGCAGGATCTCGCAGGTGCGCGCATCCTTGTGGCGGCTGAGCACTGGGAGTTCTATCGCAAACCCTTTCGCGCCACGATCGAAGGCGCGCTCCCGCAACACTGGCCGACCAGGTTTCAGCCCACGCTCCTACAGCTGACCGGCCCCGCGCTCGGACCTTGGGAGAGAACCTACCCGATCACCGATGACGGGCGCGTCGTCGGCGTTCCCACTCCGGGGCACGTACCGGGGCACTTGTCGGTGGTCGTGTTTGGCAACGAGGCCACCTACTTTCTCGGCGGGGACGTCACCTATGATCAGGAACTGCTGGACCAGGAGCAGACCGACGGGGTGAACAACAACCCCCGCCTCGCCGTCGAGCAGCTCCGCAAAATTAAGCAATTTGCCGCCGTACAACCCCTCGTACTTCTCCCCGCCCATGACCCGAACGCCGCCGCCCGGCTGACAGCCAGAAGCGTCTACCGGCCGTCAGCGTTAAAGAAGCGGTGA
- a CDS encoding NAD(P)-binding oxidoreductase: MKIVVLGATGNVGSRFTEQAVKAGHHVIAFARTPESIATQPGVTTAKGAAEDTEALAAAAHGADAILVSITGPIKDSSFMQRTLPKIIVAAKQAGVSRIVLVSAFGAGDTAEKASGFARLIYRTVLGKFFDDKAAADGLLQSSGLDWTIVYPVNLKDALPEGVAVKPLTQVGKVPGLPTLPFENAATGILQVITDSETIGQRLLITTPKGWRPAE; this comes from the coding sequence ATGAAGATCGTTGTTCTGGGAGCCACAGGCAATGTCGGTTCCCGATTCACTGAACAGGCGGTGAAGGCGGGCCATCACGTCATCGCCTTCGCCCGCACGCCGGAGTCGATTGCCACTCAGCCCGGCGTCACGACCGCGAAGGGAGCCGCGGAAGATACCGAGGCACTTGCCGCGGCCGCACATGGTGCGGATGCAATTCTGGTGTCCATCACCGGGCCGATAAAGGATTCGTCGTTCATGCAGCGTACGTTGCCGAAGATCATCGTTGCCGCGAAGCAGGCCGGAGTGTCTCGGATCGTGCTGGTCTCTGCCTTCGGCGCCGGCGATACTGCCGAGAAGGCCTCGGGTTTCGCACGGCTGATCTACCGCACTGTTCTGGGGAAGTTTTTCGATGACAAGGCTGCCGCCGACGGGCTGTTGCAGTCCTCCGGCCTCGATTGGACGATAGTGTATCCGGTCAACCTCAAGGACGCGCTGCCGGAAGGCGTTGCGGTGAAGCCGCTGACGCAGGTCGGAAAGGTTCCAGGCCTACCGACTCTACCGTTCGAGAACGCAGCTACAGGCATTCTGCAGGTCATCACCGACTCGGAGACCATCGGGCAGCGCCTCCTCATCACGACCCCCAAGGGATGGAGGCCCGCAGAGTAA
- a CDS encoding YhgE/Pip domain-containing protein, producing the protein MRKSFRVFRRDVSRLFHERRTWVILLGVLITPALYAWFNVAAFWDPYANTANIHIAVANLDKGATSKLTGPVDIGAEITDQLKNNDQLGWEFMDEAEAREAVDSGEVYAAIVIPADFSSDFLSVTTGNFTQPTLKYYVNEKSNAIAPKITDVGASTLDSQITTTFTEQVAAAATEALKDAGNSAELALLRAKTDSLNLLDETSAALEDAREDTAGLRVGIDDSRATLTRAAASLDDVDTLLGDVKSAVAQAQKIIAEAQTEVIAFTDATTSAYVQGITLLADASATANVSVSKVTGSLEQASARVDTAIENISEITEVNAQAIAKLQQILDNSNLDPVVAERLNTLLATFEQSNTSHQQLLTDLQQLNDAISEAADSVQSAADNLDDAMQTARDSATDIRTILTENVPALNAAMSSLSSSAGAFSAALDAQQGQLAQATSLLSALNTQLSDTSGAVSQLDAAITDIQSGIDEAHTDVVALSSASSFSDLSTLTGLNAEQIAEFIASPVEVSENVVFPIDTYGSAMAALFTNLSLWIGAFVLIVIFKLEVDTEGVEPITVGQAYVGRFLLLAAMAGGQALIVCVGDLMLGVQTVSAVAFVVTGVLIAWAYLSIIYALSVAFGHVGRGLCILLVIMQIPGTSGLYPIELMPDFFRNIYPFLPFTYGIDAMRETIAGFYGGAYWREMGALAIFVILSWVLGLVLRWRLANLNLVFNREIHATDLLVAEDVQVVGGGYRLTDMIRAINNRDEYRDETARRGARFTQRYGSLLRVAMITGLVGIVVLSIFAWMFPTHKAMFLFVWLLWCLAIMGFLVGFEYVRQSFEVASEVATLDDHELREAVLLDIPRCRMVGATTPTAIIVIEPKPAPFPKPDVAGAHFDALTEEPEAEPEPKLEPGEADEGERA; encoded by the coding sequence ATGCGAAAGAGCTTCCGTGTGTTCCGGCGCGATGTGTCGCGCCTGTTTCACGAACGCCGCACCTGGGTAATCCTCCTCGGCGTCCTAATCACCCCTGCCCTCTATGCGTGGTTCAACGTCGCCGCGTTCTGGGATCCATACGCCAACACGGCCAACATCCACATCGCCGTTGCGAACCTCGACAAGGGCGCCACGAGCAAGCTGACCGGACCCGTCGACATCGGTGCCGAGATCACCGACCAGCTCAAGAACAATGACCAGCTCGGCTGGGAGTTCATGGACGAAGCTGAGGCACGTGAGGCTGTCGATAGCGGCGAGGTCTACGCCGCTATCGTGATCCCCGCAGACTTCAGCAGCGACTTCCTGAGCGTCACGACCGGCAACTTCACCCAGCCGACGCTGAAGTACTACGTCAACGAAAAGTCCAACGCGATCGCCCCAAAGATCACCGATGTGGGGGCATCCACCCTCGATTCGCAGATAACGACCACCTTTACCGAGCAGGTCGCCGCCGCGGCAACCGAAGCGCTGAAAGATGCCGGCAACTCGGCCGAACTCGCCCTCCTGCGTGCCAAAACTGACTCGTTGAACCTTCTCGATGAGACCTCTGCCGCATTGGAGGACGCGCGCGAGGACACCGCGGGACTCAGGGTCGGCATCGATGACTCCCGTGCGACTCTCACACGGGCCGCAGCGAGCCTCGACGATGTCGACACCTTGCTGGGCGACGTGAAGTCCGCCGTCGCGCAGGCGCAGAAGATCATCGCCGAGGCCCAGACCGAGGTCATCGCGTTCACCGACGCCACGACGTCTGCCTATGTGCAGGGGATCACCCTGCTAGCGGATGCCTCGGCCACCGCGAACGTCTCAGTCAGCAAGGTCACCGGGTCACTCGAGCAGGCATCCGCACGCGTCGACACCGCGATCGAGAATATCTCGGAAATCACCGAGGTCAACGCTCAGGCCATCGCGAAACTCCAGCAAATCCTCGACAACTCCAACCTCGACCCGGTGGTCGCCGAACGTCTGAATACTTTGCTGGCAACGTTCGAACAGAGCAACACAAGCCACCAGCAGCTGCTGACCGACCTACAGCAGCTCAACGACGCCATCTCCGAAGCAGCGGACTCCGTGCAGTCGGCCGCCGACAACCTCGACGATGCGATGCAGACTGCACGCGACTCCGCCACCGACATTCGCACGATTCTCACCGAGAACGTGCCCGCATTGAACGCGGCGATGTCCTCCCTCTCATCCAGCGCCGGCGCGTTCTCAGCGGCGCTGGATGCCCAGCAGGGACAGCTCGCCCAGGCGACATCACTGCTGTCGGCCCTCAACACGCAGTTGTCCGACACCTCGGGGGCGGTCAGCCAGCTGGATGCCGCGATCACCGACATCCAATCGGGAATCGATGAAGCCCACACCGACGTCGTAGCGCTGAGCTCGGCGTCATCCTTCAGCGACCTGTCCACACTCACTGGCCTCAACGCCGAACAGATCGCCGAGTTCATCGCCTCGCCGGTCGAAGTCAGCGAGAACGTCGTGTTCCCCATCGATACCTACGGTTCGGCGATGGCGGCGCTGTTCACAAACCTATCGCTGTGGATCGGTGCGTTCGTGCTCATCGTGATCTTCAAACTCGAAGTTGACACCGAGGGCGTCGAACCCATCACCGTCGGTCAAGCCTACGTCGGGCGCTTCCTGTTGCTGGCCGCCATGGCCGGCGGGCAGGCGCTGATCGTGTGCGTCGGCGACCTCATGCTGGGCGTGCAGACCGTGAGCGCGGTCGCGTTCGTGGTCACGGGTGTGCTCATCGCATGGGCTTACCTCAGCATCATCTACGCACTATCGGTGGCGTTCGGCCACGTCGGCCGAGGACTGTGCATCCTACTCGTGATCATGCAGATCCCAGGTACATCGGGCTTGTACCCGATCGAGTTGATGCCCGACTTCTTCCGCAACATCTATCCGTTCCTGCCGTTCACGTACGGCATCGACGCAATGCGCGAGACGATCGCCGGCTTCTACGGCGGGGCATATTGGCGCGAGATGGGCGCCCTCGCGATCTTCGTCATACTCTCGTGGGTTCTGGGCCTGGTGCTGCGCTGGCGCCTGGCAAACCTGAACCTCGTGTTCAACCGCGAGATCCACGCCACCGACCTTCTCGTCGCCGAAGACGTCCAGGTCGTCGGCGGCGGATACCGCCTCACCGACATGATCCGCGCGATAAACAACCGCGACGAGTACCGCGACGAGACCGCGCGGCGCGGGGCGCGGTTTACCCAACGCTACGGCAGCCTGCTACGTGTCGCGATGATCACCGGCCTTGTCGGCATCGTCGTGCTCAGCATCTTCGCGTGGATGTTCCCGACCCACAAAGCCATGTTTCTGTTCGTGTGGCTCCTTTGGTGTCTCGCGATCATGGGTTTCCTCGTGGGGTTCGAATACGTTAGGCAGAGCTTTGAGGTCGCATCCGAAGTGGCGACCCTCGACGACCACGAACTGCGCGAGGCCGTCCTCCTCGACATCCCGCGCTGCCGCATGGTCGGCGCCACCACGCCCACCGCTATTATCGTCATCGAGCCGAAACCGGCACCCTTTCCGAAACCGGATGTCGCGGGGGCACATTTCGACGCCCTCACCGAGGAGCCCGAAGCCGAACCGGAACCCAAACTGGAACCCGGTGAGGCGGACGAGGGTGAGCGAGCATGA